The following coding sequences are from one Musa acuminata AAA Group cultivar baxijiao chromosome BXJ1-6, Cavendish_Baxijiao_AAA, whole genome shotgun sequence window:
- the LOC135676834 gene encoding calcium-dependent protein kinase 24-like isoform X2: MSESSINRPPHRPSRHSSVLPHKTPNLRDHYSIGKKLGQGEFGTTYLCVDKNDGKEYACKSIPKVKLFCRDDYEDVWREIQIMHHLSEHPNVVRIRGTFEDALFVHLVMELCAGGELFDRIIQKGHYSERKAAQLIKTIVGVVEACHSLGVMHRDLKPENFLFASADEDAALKATDFGLSVFYKPGETLSEVVGSPYYVAPEVLCKLYGPESDVWSAGVILYILLSGVPPFWAGIFRRILQGRLDFESQPWPGISDSAKDLIRNMLCRDPRKRYTAHQVLCHPWILDDNVAPDRPLDSAVLSRLKQFSAMNKLKKMALRVIAESLSEEEIGGLKELFKMIDTDNSGTITFDELKDGLRKVGSELMESEIQTLMDAADVDKNGTIDYGEFLAATVHMNKLEREENLASAFSYFDKDGSGYITIDELSQACREFGLDDVRLDEMIKEVDQDNDGQIDYSEFAAMMRKGNGGVGRRTMRNNINFNLADALGTEEH; the protein is encoded by the exons ATGAGCGAGTCCTCGATCAACCGTCCTCCCCATCGCCCCTCCAGGCACTCGTCGGTCCTCCCTCACAAGACCCCAAACCTGCGGGACCATTACAGCATTGGGAAGAAGCTCGGGCAGGGGGAGTTCGGCACCACGTACCTCTGCGTCGACAAGAACGACGGGAAGGAGTACGCGTGCAAGTCCATCCCCAAGGTCAAGCTCTTCTGCCGCGATGACTACGAGGACGTGTGGCGCGAGATCCAGATCATGCACCACCTCTCGGAGCACCCCAATGTCGTCAGGATCAGGGGGACCTTCGAGGACGCGCTGTTCGTGCACCTGGTGATGGAGCTGTGCGCGGGCGGGGAGCTCTTCGACAGGATCATCCAGAAGGGGCACTACAGCGAGAGGAAGGCGGCGCAGCTAATCAAGACCATCGTCGGAGTCGTGGAAGCATGCCACTCGCTCGGCGTAATGCATCGGGATCTCAAGCCGGAGAACTTCTTGTTCGCCAGCGCCGATGAGGACGCCGCGCTCAAAGCGACGGATTTTGGACTCTCTGTCTTCTATAAGCCAG GTGAAACATTATCTGAGGTAGTTGGAAGTCCATATTATGTGGCACCTGAGGTATTGTGTAAACTTTATGGACCAGAATCTGATGTATGGAGTGCCGGAGTCATCTTGTATATTTTGTTAAGTGGCGTGCCACCTTTCTGGGCAG GGATCTTCAGACGGATCCTACAAGGTCGTCTAGATTTTGAGTCTCAACCATGGCCTGGCATTTCTGATAGTGCTAAGGATCTGATACGAAATATGCTTTGTAGAGATCCAAGGAAGAGATATACAGCACATCAAGTTCTCT GTCACCCATGGATTCTTGATGACAATGTTGCACCTGATAGACCCCTGGACTCTGCAGTGCTATCACGTCTTAAGCAATTCTCTGCAATGAACAAGCTCAAGAAGATGGCTTTACGG GTTATTGCTGAAAGCCTCTCAGAGGAAGAGATTGGTGGTCTAAAAGAGTTGTTCAAAATGATTGATACAGACAACAGCGGGACCATAACATTCGATGAACTGAAAGATGGCTTGAGAAAAGTGGGGTCTGAACTGATGGAATCTGAAATTCAAACGCTTATGGATGCG GCTGATGTTGACAAAAATGGCACAATTGATTATGGTGAATTTCTTGCAGCAACAGTGCACATGAATAAGTTAGAGCGAGAAGAAAATTTAGCATCAGCATTTTCATACTTTGATAAAGATGGAAGTGGTTACATAACTATTGATGAACTTTCACAAGCTTGTAGAGAATTTGGTCTTGATGATGTTCGCCTTGATGAGATGATTAAAGAAGTTGATCAAGACAAC GATGGGCAAATAGATTACAGCGAATTTGCAGCGATGATGAGAAAAGGCAACGGCGGAGTGGGAAGGAGGACCATGAGGAACAACATAAACTTTAATTTGGCCGATGCCCTCGGGACAGAAGAACACTAA
- the LOC135676834 gene encoding calcium-dependent protein kinase 24-like isoform X1 gives MSESSINRPPHRPSRHSSVLPHKTPNLRDHYSIGKKLGQGEFGTTYLCVDKNDGKEYACKSIPKVKLFCRDDYEDVWREIQIMHHLSEHPNVVRIRGTFEDALFVHLVMELCAGGELFDRIIQKGHYSERKAAQLIKTIVGVVEACHSLGVMHRDLKPENFLFASADEDAALKATDFGLSVFYKPGETLSEVVGSPYYVAPEVLCKLYGPESDVWSAGVILYILLSGVPPFWAETEAGIFRRILQGRLDFESQPWPGISDSAKDLIRNMLCRDPRKRYTAHQVLCHPWILDDNVAPDRPLDSAVLSRLKQFSAMNKLKKMALRVIAESLSEEEIGGLKELFKMIDTDNSGTITFDELKDGLRKVGSELMESEIQTLMDAADVDKNGTIDYGEFLAATVHMNKLEREENLASAFSYFDKDGSGYITIDELSQACREFGLDDVRLDEMIKEVDQDNDGQIDYSEFAAMMRKGNGGVGRRTMRNNINFNLADALGTEEH, from the exons ATGAGCGAGTCCTCGATCAACCGTCCTCCCCATCGCCCCTCCAGGCACTCGTCGGTCCTCCCTCACAAGACCCCAAACCTGCGGGACCATTACAGCATTGGGAAGAAGCTCGGGCAGGGGGAGTTCGGCACCACGTACCTCTGCGTCGACAAGAACGACGGGAAGGAGTACGCGTGCAAGTCCATCCCCAAGGTCAAGCTCTTCTGCCGCGATGACTACGAGGACGTGTGGCGCGAGATCCAGATCATGCACCACCTCTCGGAGCACCCCAATGTCGTCAGGATCAGGGGGACCTTCGAGGACGCGCTGTTCGTGCACCTGGTGATGGAGCTGTGCGCGGGCGGGGAGCTCTTCGACAGGATCATCCAGAAGGGGCACTACAGCGAGAGGAAGGCGGCGCAGCTAATCAAGACCATCGTCGGAGTCGTGGAAGCATGCCACTCGCTCGGCGTAATGCATCGGGATCTCAAGCCGGAGAACTTCTTGTTCGCCAGCGCCGATGAGGACGCCGCGCTCAAAGCGACGGATTTTGGACTCTCTGTCTTCTATAAGCCAG GTGAAACATTATCTGAGGTAGTTGGAAGTCCATATTATGTGGCACCTGAGGTATTGTGTAAACTTTATGGACCAGAATCTGATGTATGGAGTGCCGGAGTCATCTTGTATATTTTGTTAAGTGGCGTGCCACCTTTCTGGGCAG aAACTGAAGCAGGGATCTTCAGACGGATCCTACAAGGTCGTCTAGATTTTGAGTCTCAACCATGGCCTGGCATTTCTGATAGTGCTAAGGATCTGATACGAAATATGCTTTGTAGAGATCCAAGGAAGAGATATACAGCACATCAAGTTCTCT GTCACCCATGGATTCTTGATGACAATGTTGCACCTGATAGACCCCTGGACTCTGCAGTGCTATCACGTCTTAAGCAATTCTCTGCAATGAACAAGCTCAAGAAGATGGCTTTACGG GTTATTGCTGAAAGCCTCTCAGAGGAAGAGATTGGTGGTCTAAAAGAGTTGTTCAAAATGATTGATACAGACAACAGCGGGACCATAACATTCGATGAACTGAAAGATGGCTTGAGAAAAGTGGGGTCTGAACTGATGGAATCTGAAATTCAAACGCTTATGGATGCG GCTGATGTTGACAAAAATGGCACAATTGATTATGGTGAATTTCTTGCAGCAACAGTGCACATGAATAAGTTAGAGCGAGAAGAAAATTTAGCATCAGCATTTTCATACTTTGATAAAGATGGAAGTGGTTACATAACTATTGATGAACTTTCACAAGCTTGTAGAGAATTTGGTCTTGATGATGTTCGCCTTGATGAGATGATTAAAGAAGTTGATCAAGACAAC GATGGGCAAATAGATTACAGCGAATTTGCAGCGATGATGAGAAAAGGCAACGGCGGAGTGGGAAGGAGGACCATGAGGAACAACATAAACTTTAATTTGGCCGATGCCCTCGGGACAGAAGAACACTAA
- the LOC103989078 gene encoding serine/threonine-protein kinase SAPK7, producing MDKYEMVKDLGSGNFGVARLLRNKETKELVAIKYIPRGQKIDENVAREIINHRSLRHPNIIRFKEVVLTPTHLGIVMEYAAGGELFDRICTAGRFSEDEARYFFQQLICGVSYCHYMQICHRDLKLENTLLDGSPAPRLKICDFGYSKSSLLHSRPKSTVGTPAYIAPEVLSRREYDGKTADVWSCGVTLYVMLVGAYPFEDPADPKNFRKTIGRIVSVQYKIPEYVHISQDCRQLISKIFVANPARRITIREIRNHPWFLKNLPRELTEAQQAQYYKRDTPTYSLQSVEEIMRIVGEARTPPPSTTPVAGFGWTEEEDEEEGKQDKQENNEEEEEEEEDEYDKRVKEVRASGEYPLVD from the exons ATGGACAAGTACGAGATGGTGAAAGATCTGGGGTCGGGGAACTTTGGGGTTGCGAGATTGCTGCGGAACAAGGAGACAAAGGAGCTCGTAGCTATCAAGTACATCCCCAGAGGCCAAAAG ATCGATGAGAATGTGGCGAGAGAGATTATTAACCACCGGTCGCTTCGCCATCCCAATATTATTCGATTCAAAGAG GTTGTTCTAACACCGACGCATCTTGGCATCGTCATGGAGTACGCCGCCGGCGGAGAACTCTTCGACCGGATCTGCACCGCCGGAAGATTTAGCGAGGACGAG GCCAGATATTTCTTCCAGCAACTCATCTGCGGCGTCAGCTACTGCCACTACATG CAAATCTGTCACCGAGATCTGAAGCTGGAAAACACCCTGTTGGACGGGAGCCCTGCGCCTCGCCTCAAGATCTGCGACTTCGGTTACTCCAAG TCTTCTTTACTTCATTCGCGGCCCAAATCCACCGTGGGAACGCCGGCATATATCGCCCCCGAAGTGCTCTCCCGACGGGAGTACGACGGCAAG ACGGCTGATGTGTGGTCATGTGGGGTAACATTGTATGTGATGCTGGTGGGAGCCTACCCTTTTGAGGATCCAGCTGACCCCAAGAACTTTAGGAAGACTATTGGG AGAATAGTGTCAGTACAGTACAAGATACCCGAATATGTTCATATTTCTCAAGATTGCAGGCAACTCATATCAAAGATCTTCGTTGCTAACCCAGCAAGG AGGATTACTATAAGGGAAATAAGGAACCACCCCTGGTTCTTGAAGAACTTGCCTAGGGAGCTAACTGAAGCACAACAAGCGCAGTACTATAAGAGAGATACCCCTACCTACTCCCTGCAGAGTGTTGAGGAGATAATGAGGATTGTGGGTGAAGCACGCACTCCTCCACCGTCGACAACACCAGTGGCAGGCTTTGGTTGGACtgaagaggaggacgaggaggaaggcAAGCAAGACAAACAGGAGAacaatgaggaggaggaggaagaagaagaagatgagtacGATAAGAGAGTCAAGGAAGTCCGTGCTAGTGGGGAATATCCATTAGTTGATTAA